A portion of the Rhodopseudomonas sp. BAL398 genome contains these proteins:
- a CDS encoding DEAD/DEAH box helicase, whose protein sequence is MEESKSIDNLKLAVPSVSVRYASNGSSTRANEFGMRPMQERAFEKRGEQYLLIKSPPASGKSRALMFIALDKLANQGVKQAIIVVPERSIGSSFHDEALSKHGFWADWHVEPKWNLCDAPGNDNGGKVNALGAFLESRDKVLVCTHATFRFAVDRFGLEAFDERLIAVDEFHHVSANPDNKLGIHLGGFMSRDRVHIVAMTGSYFRGDAEAVLAPQDEGKFESVTYTYYEQLNGYQYLKQLDIGYFFYSDSYADDILKVLNPAEKTIIHIPNVNSRESTKDKIKEVEHIIEELGAWQGTDPATGFQLVKTPEGRILRIADLVDDDSAKRDRVSAALKDSSQKNNRDHVDIIIALGMAKEGFDWIWCEHALTVGYRSSLTEIVQIIGRATRDAPGKIRARFSNLIAEPAAADDIVTEAVNDTLKAIAASLLMEQVLAPRFEFKPKNPQNGPSPGFDYGEGGFDPSKCNVGFNEDSGKFQIEIKGLATPKSEEATRICQEDLNEVIAAFVQDRTTIERGLFDEEMVPEELTQVRMGKIIKDKFPQLDAEDQEAVRQHAVAALSLTQKAKEVAAGSALGDESANTAFVDGVRKFAMDVRELDIDLIDRINPFGEAYAILAKTMSEESLKQVAAAIAAKRTSLTPEEAKVIAKRAVEFKRERGRLPSISSADAWEKHLAEGAAAFVRFKDEGRYE, encoded by the coding sequence ATGGAAGAATCGAAATCTATTGATAATCTAAAGCTGGCGGTCCCCTCCGTTTCGGTCAGGTACGCCTCCAATGGTAGCTCGACAAGAGCCAACGAGTTCGGCATGCGGCCGATGCAGGAGCGCGCATTCGAGAAGCGAGGTGAGCAATATCTGTTGATCAAGTCGCCGCCGGCATCGGGCAAGAGCCGCGCGCTGATGTTCATCGCGCTCGACAAGCTGGCCAATCAGGGCGTCAAGCAGGCCATCATCGTCGTGCCGGAAAGATCCATCGGCTCCAGCTTCCATGACGAGGCGTTGAGCAAGCACGGCTTCTGGGCGGACTGGCACGTCGAGCCGAAGTGGAACTTGTGCGACGCACCGGGCAACGACAACGGCGGCAAGGTCAATGCGCTGGGGGCTTTCCTGGAAAGCCGCGACAAGGTTCTGGTCTGCACTCATGCGACTTTCCGCTTCGCCGTCGACAGATTCGGGCTTGAGGCGTTCGATGAGCGGCTAATTGCGGTGGACGAGTTCCACCATGTATCCGCCAATCCAGATAACAAGCTAGGCATTCATCTGGGCGGATTCATGAGCCGTGACCGCGTGCATATTGTCGCGATGACCGGGTCTTATTTCCGGGGGGACGCGGAAGCCGTGCTGGCCCCGCAGGACGAAGGCAAGTTCGAAAGCGTTACCTACACCTATTATGAGCAGCTCAACGGCTATCAGTATCTGAAGCAGCTCGACATCGGCTATTTCTTCTACTCGGATTCCTATGCCGACGACATTTTAAAGGTACTGAACCCGGCCGAGAAGACGATTATCCACATCCCGAACGTCAATTCGCGCGAGAGCACGAAGGACAAGATTAAGGAGGTGGAGCACATCATTGAAGAGTTGGGCGCTTGGCAGGGGACCGACCCGGCCACCGGATTCCAACTGGTCAAGACGCCGGAAGGCCGGATCCTGCGTATCGCCGATCTGGTCGATGATGACTCCGCCAAGCGGGACCGGGTTTCGGCCGCGCTGAAAGATTCATCGCAGAAAAACAACCGTGATCACGTCGACATCATCATCGCGCTTGGCATGGCGAAGGAAGGCTTCGACTGGATCTGGTGCGAACACGCGCTGACGGTCGGCTATCGCTCCAGCCTTACCGAGATTGTGCAGATCATCGGCCGCGCCACCCGCGATGCGCCGGGCAAGATCCGCGCCCGCTTCTCGAACTTGATTGCCGAGCCCGCCGCCGCCGATGACATCGTGACCGAGGCCGTCAACGACACGCTGAAGGCCATCGCGGCGAGCCTGCTCATGGAGCAGGTGTTGGCGCCGCGCTTCGAGTTCAAGCCGAAGAACCCGCAAAACGGGCCGTCGCCGGGCTTCGACTATGGTGAAGGCGGCTTCGATCCGAGCAAGTGCAACGTTGGCTTCAACGAGGACTCCGGCAAGTTCCAGATCGAGATCAAGGGCTTGGCTACGCCCAAGAGCGAGGAAGCGACCCGCATCTGCCAGGAAGATCTGAATGAGGTGATCGCGGCCTTCGTCCAGGACAGGACGACGATTGAACGTGGCCTGTTCGACGAGGAGATGGTTCCCGAGGAACTGACCCAGGTGCGTATGGGCAAGATTATCAAGGACAAGTTCCCGCAGCTCGACGCGGAGGACCAGGAGGCTGTTCGCCAGCATGCCGTGGCGGCGTTGAGTCTGACCCAGAAGGCGAAAGAAGTCGCGGCGGGCAGCGCGCTGGGTGACGAGAGCGCGAATACCGCCTTTGTTGATGGCGTGCGGAAGTTCGCGATGGACGTGCGCGAGTTGGACATCGACTTGATCGACCGGATCAATCCCTTCGGGGAGGCCTATGCGATCCTCGCCAAGACCATGAGCGAGGAAAGCCTGAAACAGGTCGCCGCAGCGATTGCCGCCAAGCGCACCAGCCTGACGCCGGAGGAGGCTAAGGTGATCGCCAAGCGCGCCGTTGAGTTCAAGCGGGAACGCGGACGTCTGCCGTCGATCAGCTCGGCTGATGCTTGGGAAAAGCACTTGGCTGAAGGCGCCGCAGCGTTCGTCCGCTTCAAGGATGAGGGCCGCTATGAGTGA